A window from Musa acuminata AAA Group cultivar baxijiao chromosome BXJ3-10, Cavendish_Baxijiao_AAA, whole genome shotgun sequence encodes these proteins:
- the LOC135650696 gene encoding protein REDUCED CHLOROPLAST COVERAGE 1-like → MSSPGVESKHEDAVAKKQLFVSQQSKGTAEQKVASFSEDVREINTEAEDGWQPVQRPRSIGGSSQQIKHQRTSTWKTYNYQMNDVPSETVQSKPQFSYLNNGYYLLKKKIVIPGSFNDNLNMQVQSPDTRSGQKAYKAVTYRVKSVPSSTNPEISHNSWSAVERTTSPLDAHAPYYRHDSQVLENQKNLIGGVSEPRNNLVHSFSNSPSYKDVALAPPGTIAKIHSRKFQENMPLEQELSIGGNASEIKESFLAEEHTENAAELSEISNITQDKDTVQDAFLDSDKKVEVDHEEERKEDCETEQLLEPSSSDLEVASCSSMLTKNIIDNCVSSNEVQGVEQNENHDQNLSTNTSDRKKSECPITAESKEDNHDEASCTNVGISSYSSLHQFNFKKVLIPEKTGGDYPTMELPPSNYDGREVSSKKLSASAAPFSPFPATVLGPVPVTVGLPPNGTISAVTPWPLSARLHASPTAVMPMVPPICTSPHHPYPSSPRPSHILRPLPFIYPPYTQPQVIPNTTFAMNGNIFHGNHYPWQCNIGANVPDFAPGSVWSGSHPVDFSSLPPIISPTSESVLEPIITSHLRTDVSLDLPSDNNTEEGTKTEENNEISQIIDICKPLDGNWLEKRESEESHRNNTKITDLESETVFRQDAQHSGGRHVFRSSKKYEGEGSFSIYIKGRNRRKQTLKLPISLLNRPYGSQSFKVIYSRVVRGSDVISATDISSSENVTSD, encoded by the coding sequence ATGAGTAGTCCAGGTGTTGAGTCAAAACATGAAGATGCTGTTGCCAAAAAGCAGTTATTTGTTTCTCAACAATCTAAAGGAACAGCAGAGCAAAAGGTTGCTTCTTTTAGTGAAGATGTAAGAGAGATAAATACAGAAGCAGAAGATGGTTGGCAACCTGTTCAAAGACCAAGGTCCATCGGAGGTTCAAGCCAGCAAATCAAGCATCAACGCACAAGCACCTGGAAAACCTACAACTATCAGATGAATGATGTTCCTAGTGAAACTGTTCAATCCAAGCCACAGTTTTCTTATTTAAATAATGGGTATTATTTGCTTAAGAAAAAGATAGTTATTCCTGGAAGCTTTAATGACAATCTTAACATGCAAGTTCAGTCACCAGACACCAGATCTGGTCAGAAGGCGTATAAGGCTGTAACTTATCGGGTGAAGTCAGTGCCTTCATCCACCAATCCTGAGATCAGTCATAACTCTTGGAGTGCTGTCGAAAGAACGACTTCCCCATTAGATGCTCATGCACCCTATTATCGCCATGATAGCCAGGTATTAGAGAATCAGAAGAACCTAATAGGTGGTGTCTCTGAGCCTCGCAACAATTTGGTTCATAGTTTTAGTAATTCTCCATCATATAAAGATGTAGCACTGGCACCTCCAGGAACAATTGCCAAGATACATAGCCGAAAGTTTCAGGAGAATATGCCATTGGAACAAGAGTTGTCTATTGGTGGCAATGCATCTGAAATAAAGGAATCATTTTTGGCCGAGGAACATACAGAAAATGCTGCAGAGCTATCTGAGATATCTAACATAACCCAAGATAAGGACACTGTCCAGGATGCGTTTTTAGACTCAGATAAAAAAGTTGAAGTTgatcatgaagaagaaagaaaggaagattgtGAAACAGAACAATTACTAGAACCATCATCTTCTGATTTGGAAGTGGCATCTTGTAGTAGCATGCTCACCAAGAATATCATTGACAATTGTGTATCTAGCAATGAGGTTCAAGGAGTTGAGCAAAATGAGAATCATGATCAGAATTTGTCAACAAATACATCTGATAGGAAAAAATCTGAGTGTCCCATCACTGCAGAAAGCAAAGAAGATAATCATGACGAAGCCTCATGTACCAATGTTGGTATCAGTTCTTACTCTAGTCTCCATCAATTCAATTTCAAGAAGGTTCTCATCCCTGAGAAAACAGGTGGTGATTATCCCACGATGGAACTACCACCTTCTAATTATGATGGGAGAGAGGTATCTAGCAAGAAGCTGTCTGCATCTGCTGCACCGTTTAGCCCTTTCCCTGCTACAGTACTTGGTCCTGTTCCTGTAACTGTTGGTCTTCCTCCTAATGGTACAATTTCTGCAGTTACACCATGGCCATTGAGTGCCCGTCTGCATGCTTCACCCACGGCTGTAATGCCAATGGTGCCTCCTATTTGTACCTCACCGCATCATCCTTATCCTTCTTCACCTAGGCCTTCGCACATTCTACGTCCCTTGCCATTTATATATCCACCATATACCCAACCTCAAGTCATTCCAAATACCACTTTTGCTATGAACGGTAACATATTTCATGGAAACCATTATCCATGGCAGTGCAACATTGGTGCAAACGTTCCTGACTTTGCGCCAGGATCAGTATGGTCTGGTTCTCATCCTGTGGACTTCTCATCTTTGCCACCCATCATTAGTCCAACTTCTGAATCCGTGTTGGAACCAATTATAACATCTCATTTAAGAACTGATGTGAGTCTAGACCTTCCATCGGATAACAATACTGAAGAAGGGACCAAAACAGAAGAGAATAATGAGATATCCCAGATTATAGACATTTGTAAACCGCTGGATGGTAACTGGTTAGAGAAACGGGAATCTGAAGAATCTCACAGAAATAATACAAAAATTACCGACTTGGAATCTGAGACGGTTTTCAGACAAGATGCACAGCATAGTGGTGGAAGGCATGTCTTCAGGAGTAGCAAAAAGTATGAGGGTGAGGGAAGCTTTAGCATATACATCAAGGGTAGAAATCGCCGTAAACAGACACTAAAGCTGCCTATAAGTTTGCTCAATAGGCCATATGGATCACAGTCATTTAAAGTTATATATAGCAGAGTAGTAAGAGGAAGTGATGTTATAAGTGCAACAGATATATCTTCCAGTGAAAATGTTACTTCCGACTAG
- the LOC135651423 gene encoding uncharacterized protein LOC135651423: MQTSLPPVCRAAAARAPVDWDASGELCMVGHGIFYKPLGDRLHLSAVLKLNYPKTSNISTSLVSGTVESLGPHHIDPISLVAYAQKEYVFTMIPQANHSCSSLPFQEESLSFGPTSVCSHLLRYMTGRTFQLDYGSGCTGSNCGTLSSSFGFSARFLSFDMIQCSENGRLHLYIEFSNSSYLSYDVPMVPKKSMMGEGYWDHVKNRLCLIACHILEGSSQASPSVGDCSIGLSLWFPTVLTLRRKDVVGHMWSNKKKRDPGYFSMVSFHRSGGRMVTIPGLRYNYTLIDSVSGPCKVRSGSTQSSEERYPDGRCSRDMRFSIAVEDAGGRSGWGEANVFSMGDEFCDDYDFVTTSETASFVPAADWVAKNQSVWNVSYAISYYMYSASAEGGEQFGIAAEGIYDAGSGTLCMKGCRSPSLPTKNQTAIDCEILINIQFPPLHSKMGDRISGTINTTRSKQDPLHFDPIKLYSQQIYAAEVTEAIWRMDVEIVMVMISLTLSCICIGLQTFHAKKHRDALPSMSITMLGVLILGYVIPLVLNFEALFANRSRSGFLSLRSGGWLDVHEVIVRILSGLALFLSFHLLQMAWSARSSDENKGHRVAEWTTLKLCLPLYFAGALLTWLISSRHHLQRSEFSRQRYGSRWEDLVPYAGLVLDGFLLPQIVLNVCRNSKDKILTPFFYVGITITRALPHLYDAYRSRSYNRRIDSSYIYASPDGDFYSLVWDVIVPCEGLLFAAAIYLQQRVGGYCLLPQRFRKRVEYEAVSVVAL, from the coding sequence ATGCAGACGAGTCTGCCTCCGGTTTGTCGAGCTGCAGCGGCGAGGGCTCCCGTGGATTGGGACGCCTCCGGTGAGCTTTGTATGGTTGGTCACGGGATCTTCTACAAGCCCTTAGGTGATCGACTTCATCTTTCTGCTGTTTTGAAGCTCAACTACCCCAAGACTTCCAACATCTCTACCAGTCTGGTGAGCGGGACTGTCGAGAGCTTGGGGCCCCACCACATCGATCCCATCTCGCTTGTAGCCTATGCTCAAAAGGAGTATGTTTTCACGATGATCCCCCAAGCCAACCACTCATGCTCCTCTCTTCCATTCCAGGAGGAATCACTAAGTTTCGGGCCTACTTCTGTTTGTAGTCATCTCCTCCGGTATATGACTGGTAGAACATTTCAGCTAGACTACGGCAGTGGCTGCACCGGTAGCAACTGTGGAACTCTAAGTAGTAGCTTTGGGTTCTCCGCTAGATTCTTGTCCTTCGATATGATACAGTGCTCGGAGAACGGCCGGTTGCATCTCTACATCGAATTCTCCAATTCCAGTTATCTTTCATATGATGTCCCGATGGTGCCTAAGAAGTCCATGATGGGTGAAGGCTATTGGGACCATGTTAAGAATCGTCTCTGTCTCATAGCCTGTCACATTCTTGAAGGGAGTTCACAGGCGAGTCCCTCTGTTGGTGATTGCTCGATCGGACTGAGCTTATGGTTCCCAACTGTCCTGACGCTGAGAAGAAAGGACGTGGTCGGTCATATGTGGAGTAACAAGAAGAAGAGAGACCCTGGCTACTTCAGCATGGTCTCGTTCCACCGGTCGGGTGGGCGAATGGTCACGATTCCTGGGCTGAGATATAACTACACCCTAATAGATTCTGTCAGCGGGCCTTGCAAGGTGAGAAGTGGCAGCACACAGTCGAGCGAGGAAAGGTATCCAGATGGAAGATGTTCCCGCGACATGCGGTTCAGTATCGCGGTGGAGGATGCCGGCGGCCGAAGTGGATGGGGGGAAGCTAATGTCTTTTCTATGGGCGACGAGTTTTGTGATGATTATGACTTCGTTACGACGTCGGAGACGGCAAGCTTCGTGCCTGCAGCTGACTGGGTCGCGAAGAATCAAAGTGTTTGGAACGTAAGCTATGCCATAAGCTATTATATGTACTCTGCTTCCGCTGAGGGGGGCGAACAGTTTGGCATCGCTGCTGAGGGGATATACGATGCTGGAAGTGGAACACTCTGCATGAAGGGATGTCGATCTCCGAGTTTGCCCACCAAAAACCAAACAGCAATTGACTGTGAGATCTTAATCAATATCCAGTTTCCCCCTCTCCACTCGAAGATGGGAGATCGTATCAGTGGCACCATCAACACCACAAGGAGTAAGCAGGACCCTCTGCACTTTGACCCtataaagttgtattctcagcaaaTTTACGCAGCAGAAGTAACTGAAGCGATTTGGAGGATGGATGTCGAAATCGTCATGGTCATGATCTCTCTcacgttgtcgtgcatttgcattgGGTTGCAGACCTTCCACGCCAAGAAGCACCGTGACGCCCTGCCTTCCATGTCGATCACCATGCTCGGTGTTCTTATCCTTGGCTACGTGATTCCTCTGGTGCTGAACTTTGAAGCCTTGTTCGCGAACCGCAGTCGGTCTGGCTTTCTAAGTCTGCGGAGCGGTGGGTGGCTCGACGTTCATGAGGTCATCGTGAGGATCTTATCCGGCTTAGCTCTGTTCCTCTCCTTCCACCTGCTTCAAATGGCGTGGTCCGCGAGGTCATCGGACGAGAACAAGGGGCACCGCGTCGCGGAGTGGACGACGCTCAAGCTGTGCTTGCCTCTCTACTTCGCCGGGGCGCTGCTCACTTGGCTCATCAGCTCAAGGCACCACCTGCAGAGGTCGGAATTCAGCAGGCAGCGATACGGTTCTCGCTGGGAGGATTTGGTCCCTTATGCTGGCTTAGTGCTCGACGGATTTCTGCTCCCTCAGATCGTTCTTAACGTCTGTCGGAACTCCAAAGATAAGATCCTGACGCCTTTCTTCTACGTCGGAATCACGATCACCCGAGCTTTGCCTCATCTGTACGACGCTTATCGCTCTCGCAGTTATAACCGTCGCATTGATTCATCGTACATCTACGCAAGTCCAGACGGAGATTTTTACTCGCTGGTGTGGGATGTCATCGTTCCTTGTGAAGGTTTGCTTTTTGCAGCGGCGATATACCTTCAGCAGCGGGTTGGTGGTTATTGTCTTCTTCCCCAAAGATTCAGAAAGCGTGTGGAGTACGAGGCAGTTTCAGTGGTTGCTCTTTAG
- the LOC135651790 gene encoding plasma membrane-associated cation-binding protein 1-like — translation MVNYWKSKVLPTIKKVFDRNGKKAAAAEACKSFDESKEDISKEFEEKKTDLQPKVVEIYEASAVEIKTLVKKPTGSGLKKKSTVVIKFIEELVKIEFPGSKPVSEAAAKYGPGLVSGPVIFLFEQVSTLLPAEEPPAPAEPAVESTSKDITPETAEEIKKEEAEAEVEEAPAPADPAPSDPSPETEKPAEPAAEPAKA, via the exons ATGGTGAATTACTGGAAGTCTAAAGTCCTTCCGACGATCAAGAAGGTGTTTGACAGGAACGGCAAGAAGGCTGCCGCCGCCGAGGCATGCAAGTCCTTCGACGAATCGAAG GAGgacatcagcaaggagttcgaagAGAAGAAGACTGACCTGCAGCCCAAAGTTGTGGAGATCTACGAAGCTTCTGCCGTTGAAATCAAG ACTCTGGTGAAGAAACCGACGGGGTCAGGACTGAAGAAGAAATCAACTGTTGTGATCAAGTTCATCGAGGAACTAGTGAAGATCG AGTTCCCTGGCTCGAAGCCGGTGAGCGAGGCTGCCGCCAAGTACGGCCCCGGCCTCGTCTCCGGTCCCGTGATCTTCCTCTTCGAGCAGGTGTCCACCTTACTCCCCGCAGAGGAGCCGCCTGCTCCCGCCGAACCGGCCGTCGAGAGCACCAGCAAGGATATTACACCGGAAACCGCGGAGGAGATCAAGAAGGAAGAGGCTGAGGCGGAGGTGGAAGAGGCACCTGCCCCGGCCGACCCGGCTCCCTCGGACCCCTCCCCGGAGACGGAGAAACCGGCCGAGCCAGCGGCTGAACCCGCCAAGGCTTGA
- the LOC135651424 gene encoding plasma membrane-associated cation-binding protein 1-like translates to MVNYWKSKVLPTIKKVFDRNGKKAAAAEACKSFDESKEDISKEFEEKKTDLRPKVVEIYETSAVEIKPSANTCFGRRQTLVKKPTGSGLKKKSTVVIKFIEELVKIEFPGSKPVSEAAAKYGPGLVSGPVIFLFEQVSTLLPAEEPPAPAEPAVESTSKDITPETAEEIKKEEAEAEVEEAPAPADPAPSDPSPETEKPAEPAAEPAKA, encoded by the exons ATGGTGAATTACTGGAAGTCTAAAGTCCTTCCGACGATCAAGAAGGTGTTTGACAGGAACGGCAAGAAGGCTGCCGCCGCCGAGGCATGCAAGTCCTTCGACGAATCGAAG GAGgacatcagcaaggagttcgaagAGAAGAAGACTGACCTGCGGCCCAAAGTTGTGGAGATCTACGAAACTTCTGCCGTTGAAATCAAG CCTTCTGCAAATACTTGCTTTGGACGACGACAGACTCTGGTGAAGAAACCGACGGGGTCAGGACTGAAGAAGAAATCAACTGTTGTGATCAAGTTCATCGAGGAACTAGTGAAGATCG AGTTCCCTGGCTCGAAGCCGGTGAGCGAGGCTGCCGCCAAGTACGGCCCCGGCCTCGTCTCCGGTCCCGTGATCTTCCTCTTCGAGCAGGTGTCCACCTTACTCCCCGCAGAGGAGCCGCCTGCTCCCGCCGAACCGGCCGTCGAGAGCACCAGCAAGGATATTACACCGGAAACCGCGGAGGAGATCAAGAAGGAAGAGGCTGAGGCGGAGGTGGAAGAGGCACCTGCCCCGGCCGACCCGGCTCCCTCGGACCCCTCCCCGGAGACGGAGAAACCGGCCGAGCCAGCGGCTGAACCCGCCAAGGCTTGA